CACAATATTCCAAATATGTTACGCCATTAAAGCTTTATTCCATACCGCAGCGATTTCAAACCTAAACCCCCTTCAATTTTTGGAAGACATACATCCTTCCACGCTACCCTAGTCTTACCTCTCGAACCCTCTCCACCACCCCAGATAAAGCATTTAATCAATTTCTCAATATGCTTAGTGACTGAGATAGGCAGAATGAAAATTGAGCACCAATACACTTGAAGCGACAACAGAACCGAAACCGCAAGCTGAACTTTACCCACGTAATTAAGCCATTTATTTTTCCAGCATCAATCTTATCTTTAACTTTTTGAATTAACGGCTTACAGTCCTTCACCCAAAGCCTCGTAGATATAAGAGGCACCCCCAAATAACAAACCGGCAAAGTTCCCACATTAAACTCTAAAATGTTCTGAATCAACAATTTGTTATCTCGAGACACATTGCCAAAGAAGATACTACTCTTCGAATTATTGGGCCATAACCCTGAGCAACTTCCAAATTCATCTAACTTATCCTTTAGAATCTGAATTGAGTAAGGATCTGCAGCACTAAAAAGGAACAGATCATCTGCAAATGACAAATAAGAGATACCATGCCTAGCACATTTAGGATGAAAATTAAAAACCCTTTCCTCTTCTATTCTTCTTTTCATCAAAAGAGAGAACATCTACATGATTAAAGTAAACAAATAAGGGGAAAGCGGGTCTCCCTGTCTAATACATTTCTCACCATTAAAGAAATCATGAAGCTGGCCATTTAAAATGACAGAATAAGACGACGTGGATATGCATTCACGAGCCCACCCTATAAAGATATCCGAAAACCCAAATAATCTGAGAGCATCAATCACAAACTCCCAAGAAACGCTAGCATAAGCCTTCTTTATATCTACCTTAATCGCACATCGAGGAGCACCCACAGGTCTATGATAATTTTTTGAAAGTTCCTGGGTAAGCAAGATGTTGTCACTAATCCTCCGTCCAGGAATAAACGCGTTTTGAGAATCATCCACAAAATCACCTAAACATCCTCTCATTCGGTTTGCAATAATTTTAGATATACATTTTTACATAATATTACAATGCGAAATTGGCCTGAAACCACCCACCACCCTAGGATGATCTTCCTTAGGGATTAAAGCAATAAGGGTTGCATTAACCTCCTTCAACAATTTACCTGTACGGAAAAATTCCAAAATAACTACACATAAATCATTACCAATCACCGGCCAAGCTTTCTTGAAAAACAAAGCAGAATACCCATCTGGACCAGCAGCTTTGTCATCACCCATAGCGAAAATAACAACCCTAATCTCTTCATTAGTAACCTCTATAACCATCTCAGATGCTATTCCAGGCTCCAGCTTCTTCGCATAATTCTCCAACCCAAAATATTTCTCACAATGATCTTTTGAACCCAATAACTGTTTATAAAATTCAACAAAGTGATTATTCATCTCGACCCCTTGCAGACACTCACCCTCATCATTCTCAATCTCTATCACTGTTTTCTTAACCCTCCTAGCCTGCAAACTCTTATGAAAGAATTTTGAATTACAATCTCCCACCTTTAGCCAATGTACTTTGGCTCTCTGTTTGAGCAACCTTTCTTCCTCCAATTTACACTCTATATGCTCCCGAGAAATAATAGACTCTCTGGTTTTTAAACTATCATCAAAAGGGTTAAGATCCAGTTGATTTTGAACGTCAACCAACCTGACCATAAGCAAATCACCCTTAACAGATAAGTTTCCACTTTCCAAGACTCAGCTTTAAAAACTCTCTTAAGTCTATGAATCTTCTGAGTTATTTGAAACATTTTAACACCTCGAGCATACTTAGACCATTCTTGCTCCACCAAGCTCAAGAAATTGCTATGGTAAGccaaaaaattattaaatttgaagGACCGCTTACCCTTTTGGCGAGCTTGGCTCAACTCTACAACAACAGGACTATGATCACTGACCCCCCTCGACAAGAAAGAAACTTGGCCCCTCCAAAATTCTGGAAAAAAATCCAGATTTGCAACGACTCTGTCAAGATTTTTAACTACCCCAACACCCTGAGGAGACCCTGCCCAAGTATAAGTAATTCCGGAAAAAGAAACATCCTGGACCCCGATAAAATTAATACAATCCTGAAACTCTTGAGTAGAAGGTGAATGACTCTCCGCACCTCCCAAACACTCAGAATCACTAAGCATAGCGTTGAAATCTCCCATCATAATCCATGAAGAATTCGAAGTAAGAAAGATGTACGAACAAATGGACTTCCACAAACTCCTCATGTCCACATATTTATTAGCCACATAAACTAGGGAACAACGGAAAGAAATTTTGCTATCCCGAAGAGTTACCACCCAATGAATGACTTGGTCAATAGTAAAAATTTCCATAACCTCAAACAAATCCGGATTCCAACCCAGAACAATCCTACACCCTCGAGAACAAAAATCAGCATTCAAAATTCAATCCCATCTCTGGAACAGGCTATTAAAAATGTTTTTAACTCTACCACGAGCAACATACGTTTCAATGAGACCACATAAGCCAATTTGGTTATCTAAAATTAAATTTTCCACTTCCTTACGTTTAAATGGCTGATTGAACCCTCTTACATTCCAAAATCCTAAATTATCCATATAATATAGATAACGAGATATTCCAAAAAGAACCTACTAATGATTAGGATCCTCCTCATCACCAGACCCCCAAACAAAAACATCCCCTTCATTTAACTGACACCCTATTCTATGCACCATAAAATCATCAGTGTCATCAGGCTCGGTTAAAATATCCTTCTCAGAATTAGAAACAACTTTCACTCTATGAATGTGATTTTGATAAGCCTCCGTTCCTCAATTCTTTGTTCCATACGAGCTATCTCTGCAGGTGGCAATTTACTACCACTCAAAATATGCTCCTTAACACTAGCATTCAGAATTTCCATAGCTGAACTCCCTCCACTATCATTTAGAGTATGCTCATGCTCGACCCTACCTCCCTTCTTCTGGTTATCTAAATCTGAGGTCCGTTGCTCCACTTCCCTCACCATCTTAGACCCCTCACCACTGTTTTTAACAATTTTCTGGACATCCCCATGTGAATTACTGCCCCGAGTTCTCTGATCACCCTTAGCTCTAACGCTCTCTAATTATTCATCCACCTCTCCCGATTCCAGGACCTCAAACATATTCTGCACCCCCACCTTCCCAAGGGTAACTTCATTATTTACTAAAGCTGGACTCGATTTCTGAATGTTAACACTGCTATCCTTCTCCTGCACATCCCTGATCACTACTCATTTTTTATAATTCTGATCTCCTCTACTATCATCACCATTTTCTCCTTACCACTACGTTGCACAAACTGAAACTCAGCCTCATTCCCTACCTTCTCTGATCCCTTCGCTACAACAAAACTCTTATTCTGCTGCTCATGGGCCTTGGTGACTGCAACCACCGGATAATTATGAACAATATATCCGAATTTAATTCACTGACTACACCACGAAGGCCTCCATGGATATTCCACTCACAAGCAAACGTCTACTGGTTTACTACCCAAATCACCAGGGATAATAACATACAATTTATCTGGTAAAGGCCTTTGGGAATCGACCTCAATCAACAACTTCGCAAATCTCGGCCTACCTGTAGCAATATTACATATTTGTTCCGTTAACGAGTCCGCCATAAGGATATTACCTACACCACTGCATATACGACTCAAACCCTCCCTATTCCAGTATTGCAGTGGTATGTTGTAGATTTTAACCCAAAGTGGAATGAGTTTATGCACGTTTTTCGACAAATTAATATGCGGATACCATCTCTGTAAAATCAGGGGCTTCCCTTCAACCATACAAACTCCTTCCTCCAATATAGCCAACAAATCCTGCTCATTCGAGAACTTAAAAAAGAAAAATACGTCATCATTAATAATAACATCGAGTAATCCTCTTCTGGACCATTTTCTTTTTGCATTATATTGCATGACATGGAAAGCTACACGCTTTTTTAAAAAATAACCTACCATACATTTCTCCCAGGCTTTCCTACCCTGAACATTAACTTGCAAAGGTGGTTTAATTACCACTCTCCCATCAACGAACTCAGGGACATGATATCAAAATTAATATGCTTGTCACCCTCTTTTTTCCTCAGAATATCAGATCAAAGCTTAACAGACCCTTCTGGCTTCTTTCCATTATCCTTAATGTCATTTGACTTCTCACCATTATCAGCCTCGAAATCCACTTTGACATCCCCATCCTGCACAAACCTGACTTCATTCAAACTTTGCTCTCCAGAATCCAAACCAGGTAACTTCTCTAAATTCTCAAATGTCACCACTAGATTATCATCAGCCTCTACACCTTTATTCAAATCACCTGTAGAAATATCCTTCAACACACCCAAAGACTCCTGATACCCTTCAAACATATTAACACGATCCCCTTCCCGTCGTCGTTTACACCCATTACCTTCACTAGTCATACCATTCTCCAACCCATCTCTAATTTCCTCCGGAACTCCGTCTTCCCCGGAAAAATCAGATTTCTCCACCAAGTTCTGGGCACACTTCGACCCATCCTCCACACCAGACCCAAACTTTTCCAATAAAACAACAACCACCTCTAAACTCTGATCAACCTCCAAATTCACATCCCCATCCAAACCAATGTATTTATCAACTAACATATCCTCATGTGTGAACATAACTTCATCCTCCGAAACAACCGACTGTCTTCCTCCCCGAACAAATAATGGATTCGCAATCCCAGCACTTTCACGAATACCATCCATCCGCTTATCATCCATACCTAAAAACCCAGGTGTCGATTTCTTCTTATGAGAGGAAGAAGAAACCATCGGCCTCAACCCATCCTTGGTCAATATATGAACATTCCTACCACTATAATTCAAATTTTTACTATCTAATCGATTGGGAGGTTGAGGGGGTGACATTGTTCATGCAAATTAAcactaaaatcaaagaaaaaagGTGCAAAATTATGGATTCTTAAGAAATCTCCAAAAAGGGAAAAGGGGGGCTAGAGAAAAAACTATGCATCGTGTCCCCCTGATATTTCTAGCCTTTCTTTCCAGTTTTTCCCCTTCGTTGAAAAGTCAACAGTGTTGGTGGCCCACTTGAATTCCTTGCATTAACCCGGACCCAAATATTCACCTTGTCATCAAGGTGAAACTCTGGAAATATACTTTGTATCTGTTGCAAATTTTCCTAGGTGGTCTCCCATTCTGGTAGCCCTGCCCACCTAATCAGCACTTTAGTTATGGTCTGATCGTTTCTAGCTTTACGAACTCCCTGTAATGCTTCAGGTTACGTCAAGAATCATGTCGGATGTTAGTTGTGGAGGAATGGAAACATAGACAGGTTGATGTCCGAAAGCTTTTTTAAGCTGCGAAACATGAATCACCGGATGGATTTGAGACGCCGGTGGGAGCTGTAATTGATATGCAACTTTACCAATTCGTTCCAGGATCGTGAAAGGTCCATAAAAGCATGCAGATAGTTTCTCACAACCATGTCGTGTCAATGATTTCTGGCGATAAGGTTGTAGCTTTAAATACACCTGTTCCCCAACCATAAATTCCATATCTCTTCTTCTTGCATCTGCATGTTTCTGCATACGCTGTTGTGCTTTGATTAAAGAAGCTTTGACCTCGTCCAGTATAGCACCACACTCTAGCAATTGTTCTTTCAGTGACGCCAGGGCAGTACTTCCCCTTTCAAAACGTATCAATGTGGGTGGATCTCTGCCATATACGACTTTAAAAGTGGTACAATTAATAGCCACCTGAAAAGACGTGTTATACTAAAATTCAAGCCAAGGAATCCACTTGGCCCAGGTGTTTGGATTACCATTAATAAAATACCGTAGAAACGCCTCCATTGTCTTGTTAAATACCTCTGTTTTTTCATCTGACTACAGATGGTATGCAGTGCTCCTGTGTAGTAAAGACCCATGTGACTTGAAAAGTTCTTTCCAAAATAAACTGAGAAAAATCATGTCTCTGTCAGACACAATTATTGCAGGAAAACCATGGTGCTTCACCACCTTTTTGATAAACACCCGGTCGACCAACTGGGCGGTGTAGGGATGTTTAAGGCCAATAAAATGACTGTACTTCGACAGACGGTCAACAACTACAAGTACAGTATCAATCCCCTGAGAACCAGGTAGACCCTCGATGTCCAAAGAAATATCCTCCCAAATTCAACTAGGAATAGGCAGCGGCTGCAACAACCCGCTGGACTTAATGAAGATGTTTTATTTTGTTGACACACATGGCAAGCTCGAACATAGTGTTGCACCTGCTTCCAAATACTCGGTCAAAACCACTCTTGAGCCAATCttaaaatatgttttaaaatCTCCAGAATGACCCCTCATTGGTGTATTGTGatattcatataataatttgtCTACCAAATCAGATTTTGGGGGAATTACCAGTCTGCCTATATAACATAAATTTTCGTGATCAAGATGATACCCTTTTGGTGCCTCTCTTGTGCCTATTGCTGCCTTAATATGCTGAATGAATTGGTCCTGGATAATTTGTGGTAAAAATTGCCCCCACTACACTCCACTGGCAGTCACCATATTGGAAAGTTCAGCGGAGCTACTATAATCTCTTGATAAAGCATCAGCGATTCTGTTAATTTCCCCAGGCTTGTACTTAATCTCAAACTGAAACCCCATCAATTTTTGCACCCAACGCTGATAGTCCACCCCAATTTCACGTTGCTCAAACAAAAATCGTAAGCTTTGTTGATCAGTTCTGACAGTGAATTTTCTTCCAAGGATATAGTGTCTCCATTTCTGTACCGCGAACACTATCACCATTAACTCTTTCTCGTAAATTAATTTTAGGCGAGTGTGAGGTCCCAATAATTTGCTGTAATATGCAATAGGATGATTCTCCTGGAGTAAGACTACTCCAACCCCGAAACCCGAAGCATCTGTTTCGACAACAAACTCTTCTTCGAAATCTATAAGTGCTAGAATTGGGGCTTCCACCATGGCCTGCTAAAGTGTTTGAAAAACTACAATGACGTCCTCTGTCCACATATATTTATCTTTCTTTAATTGATCTGTAAGGGGACCTATTATTTTAGCGTACCCTTCAATATATTTCCGATAATAGTCTGTGAGGCCTAAGAAGCCGCGTAACTCCTTCACATTGCGAGGTATAGGCCACTCTGTCATTGATAAAATCTTGTCTCTGTCCACAGCTACCCTTTCCTGTGAAATTACATGGCCCAAATACGCCACTTGAGTCCTCCCAAAATCACACTTTTTGCGATTTACATTACAGTTTATTGTGTGCCAGCAGCTGCAATATCTTTGTTACATGATGTATATGATCCTCTTTGCTTTGACTATATATTAGAATATCGtcgaaaaatatcaaaataaacaTTCGGAGGTATGGGCGGAAAACCTCATTCGTAGGCCGTTTGTGAGACCAAAAGGGAgcaccaagaactcataatggccTTCGTGTGTCCGGAATGCCATTTTTGGGATGTCCTCTTTTTTTCATTCTTACTTGATGATAACCGGATTTTAAATCGAGTTTAGTGAAAATATTGCACCCCGTAGCTCATCTAGCAGTTCATCGATGATAGGAATTGTGTATTTGTTGGGTATAGTCACTTTATTAAGCGCCCGATAGTCGACGCAGAAGCGCTAAGAGCCATCTCGTTTCTTTACCAATAGTACTGGGCTCAAAAAAGGACTTGTTGACAATTGAATTATCCCCGCCTTTAACATGTCTTTAATCGGTGCTTCTACCTCCCCTTTTTGAATCTGTAGGTACC
The sequence above is drawn from the Apium graveolens cultivar Ventura chromosome 2, ASM990537v1, whole genome shotgun sequence genome and encodes:
- the LOC141690410 gene encoding uncharacterized protein LOC141690410 yields the protein MVREVEQRTSDLDNQKKGGRVEHEHTLNDSGGSSAMEILNASVKEHILSGSKLPPAEIARFWNVRGFNQPFKRKEVENLILDNQIGLCGLIETIVLGWNPDLFEVMEIFTIDQVIHWVVTLRDSKISFRCSLVYVANKYVDMRSLWKSICSYIFLTSNSSWIMMGDFNAMLSDSECLGGAESHSPSTQEFQDCINFIGVQDVSFSGITYTWAGSPQGVGVVKNLDRVVANLDFFPEFWRGQVSFLSRGVSDHSPVVVELSQARQKGKRLVDVQNQLDLNPFDDSLKTRESIISREHIECKLEEERLLKQRAKVHWLKVGDCNSKFFHKSLQARRVKKTVIEIENDEGECLQGVEMNNHFVEFYKQLLGSKDHCEKYFGLENYAKKLEPGIASEMVIEVTNEEIRVVIFAMGDDKAAGPDGYSALFFKKAWPVIGNDLCVVILEFFRTGKLLKEVNATLIALIPKEDHPRVVGGFRPISHCNIM
- the LOC141690415 gene encoding uncharacterized protein LOC141690415, giving the protein MVGYFLKKRVAFHVMQYNAKRKWSRRGLLDVIINDDVFFFFKFSNEQDLLAILEEGVCMVEGKPLILQRWYPHINLSKNVHKLIPLWVKIYNIPLQYWNREGLSRICSGVGNILMADSLTEQICNIATGRPRFAKLLIEVDSQRPLPDKLYVIIPGDLGSKPVDVCL